TGATAGTGGAGTGTCTTTAGGGCAAGCTATTATTGCAGCTTTAAGGGTAAAGTAATGTGTTTAGGAACCATAGGGAAAATTAAAAAAATAAAATATTCTGAAGCTATTGTTGATTTTTCAGGTAATTCAAGATCTGTTTCATTAAGATTATTACCTCAAGCAAAAGTAGGTAATTATATTTTAGTTCATGCCGGTTTTGCTATAGCAATAGCAGATGAAGCACAGGCAAAAGAGAATGACAAATTAATAGCAGAGATTATAGATGAAGTTAAAAAATATAGTTGAAAGTATAGAAAAAATATCAGATAGTCAA
The DNA window shown above is from bacterium CG_4_10_14_0_2_um_filter_33_32 and carries:
- the hypC gene encoding HypC/HybG/HupF family hydrogenase formation chaperone; amino-acid sequence: MCLGTIGKIKKIKYSEAIVDFSGNSRSVSLRLLPQAKVGNYILVHAGFAIAIADEAQAKENDKLIAEIIDEVKKYS